The following nucleotide sequence is from Gammaproteobacteria bacterium.
ATTGCGATTTTGATCCCTAGAATCTCGCGTCTCTATCTCTTTCAAAAGGGGCCCAAGGCTAGCACTAATGCCTTGTTTCTTCAACTGTTTCTGCCTTCTCAGTGCCCTCTCATGTGGGCTAGCAGTGAGGAATATTTTACGCTCAGCATCCGGGAAAACCACCGTACCCATATCTCGCCCCTCTGCTACCAAACCTGGTAATTGTCTAAAAGAATGCTGCTTTTCTAGCAAAGCAGCCCGCACTTGTTGCAAAGACGCCAACTCAGAGGCTCTGCTTGCACAATCCTCAGTACGTAATTCGCCTGATACCTCATACTCATTCAAGAATACGGGTACATTCTCTTGCTGATCATTTGCTTGTGTCTGAGCGCTCATGTTTTGAGCATCAAAGCCAAACCTAACATTCATTTCCGCGCATAAAGACACCAGGCCCTGTATGTCATCTACTTCTATCTCTTTTTGCTGGCTCAGCAAACTCAATACCCGATACATAGCGCCACTATCCAAATAATGGTATTTCAGAGTAGACGCAACTTGTCTGGCAATCGTACCTTTACCAGAGCCTGCAGGACCATCGATGGTGATTACAGGTATAGAGTTTTCGGTCATGGTGATTTAAGGAGTTTAACGTTGAGAAATATTGAGGCCGAGATCAGAGACCGTGTCAACAAAATTGGGGAAAGAGGTCATAACATTTTCTGTATCTAGAACTGTTATAACAGCATTCGCTTTTATTGAGGCCATAGCAAACGCCATGGCGACACGATGATCACCTCCACTATCAATTTCACCACCTTGAAATTGCCCACCTGT
It contains:
- a CDS encoding (d)CMP kinase, whose product is MTENSIPVITIDGPAGSGKGTIARQVASTLKYHYLDSGAMYRVLSLLSQQKEIEVDDIQGLVSLCAEMNVRFGFDAQNMSAQTQANDQQENVPVFLNEYEVSGELRTEDCASRASELASLQQVRAALLEKQHSFRQLPGLVAEGRDMGTVVFPDAERKIFLTASPHERALRRQKQLKKQGISASLGPLLKEIETRDSRDQNRNVSPLRPADDALLVDSTNLSIQQAVDRIAEIVRGGH